A section of the Bacillus sp. HSf4 genome encodes:
- a CDS encoding PolC-type DNA polymerase III — protein sequence MIIFREESVLEDQLSVNRRQFQILLQQLNLTEDPFIRHLEGGQIMKLTVHKNKKSWHFHFKLKTVLPYQIFERFHRQLTTAFSHIAQVTCSITAEDQSIDEQLVQDYWTRCIQELDGISPPILALLNEQKPSLTGNKILLKTKTDTEAAALKKKYGSLIQSSYRTFGFPELQLDTEIFVSDQEIQKFREQKLAEDQERALQALIEMEKQDKEAADDDAPQGPLQIGYQIKDSEEIRTLDSIMDEERRITVQGYVFDAETRELKSGRTLCIFKITDYTNSILVKMFAREKEDAALMKSLKKGMWVKARGSIQNDTFVRDLVMIANDVNEIKAKTREDSAPEEEKRVELHLHSPMSQMDAVSGIGKLVEQAKKWGHSAIALTDHAVVQSFPDAYAASKKHGVKMIYGLEANLVDDGVPIAYNPVHRLLEEETYVVFDVETTGLSAVYDTIIELAAVKVKGGEIIERFERFANPHRPLSATIIELTGITDDMLKDAPDVEEVIREFKEWAGDHTLVAHNASFDIGFINVAYKRLLQTDKVQNPVIDTLELGRFLYPEFKNHRLNTLCKKFDIELTQHHRAIYDTEATGYLLVKMLKDAAEKNILYHDQLNENMGQSNAYQRSRPYHATLLAVNETGLKNLFKLVSMSHIHYFYRVPRIPRSQLEKYREGLLIGSACDKGEVFEGMMQKSPEEVEEIASFYDYLEVMPPEVYRHLIQLELVRDEKALKEIITNITKLGEKLDIPVVATGNVHYLNPEDKIYRKILVSSQGGANPLNRHKLPNVHFRSTDEMLDAFSFLGEEKAKEIVVANTRKISEQIEEIKPIKDELYTPKIDGADEEIRRMSYEKARSIYGDDLPEIVEARIEKELKSIIGHGFAVIYLISHKLVKRSLDDGYLVGSRGSVGSSLVATFTEITEVNPLPPHYVCPECRHSEFFNDGSVGSGFDLPDKDCPKCGAAYKKDGHDIPFETFLGFKGDKVPDIDLNFSGEYQPHAHNYTKVLFGEDNVYRAGTIGTVAEKTAYGYVKGYANDNNLHMRGAEIDRLVQGCTGVKRTTGQHPGGIIVVPDYMDIYDFSPIQFPADATDSEWKTTHFDFHSIHDNLLKLDILGHDDPTVIRMLQDLSGIDPKTIPTDDPEVMKIFQGTESLGVTEEQIGCKTGTLGIPEFGTRFVRQMLEDTKPTTFSELVQISGLSHGTDVWLGNAQELIHNNICELSEVIGCRDDIMVYLIYQGLEPSLAFKIMEFVRKGKGLTPEWEEEMKNNNVPDWYIDSCKKIKYMFPKAHATAYVLMAVRIAYFKVHHPLLYYAAYFTVRADDFDIDTMIKGSTAIRAVMDDINSKGLDASPKEKSLLTVLELALEMCERGFSFQKVDLYRSSASEFIIDGNSLIPPFNSIPGLGTNAALNIVKARGEGEFLSKEDLQKRGKVSKTIMEYLERHGCLESLPDQNQLSLF from the coding sequence ATGATTATTTTTAGGGAGGAATCTGTCTTGGAAGACCAGCTTTCTGTCAACAGAAGACAGTTTCAAATTCTTCTGCAGCAGCTGAATTTAACGGAAGATCCATTCATCCGCCATCTTGAAGGCGGACAAATCATGAAGCTGACCGTTCATAAAAATAAGAAGTCTTGGCATTTTCACTTTAAACTGAAAACGGTACTGCCTTATCAGATCTTCGAACGGTTTCACCGCCAGCTGACGACTGCTTTTTCCCATATCGCACAAGTGACCTGTTCAATTACAGCCGAAGACCAATCCATAGATGAACAGCTGGTCCAAGACTACTGGACGCGCTGCATCCAAGAATTGGACGGCATTTCACCGCCGATTTTAGCACTTTTGAATGAACAGAAGCCGTCGCTTACAGGAAATAAAATATTGCTAAAGACGAAAACAGATACGGAAGCGGCCGCTTTAAAGAAAAAATACGGCTCACTTATCCAATCCAGCTACCGGACGTTCGGCTTTCCGGAGCTTCAGCTTGATACCGAAATTTTCGTGTCAGATCAAGAGATTCAGAAATTCAGAGAGCAAAAGCTCGCTGAAGATCAGGAAAGAGCTCTTCAAGCTTTGATCGAAATGGAGAAGCAGGATAAAGAAGCCGCTGATGATGACGCGCCGCAAGGCCCTCTTCAAATCGGCTACCAAATCAAAGACTCCGAGGAAATCAGAACGCTCGACAGCATTATGGATGAAGAGCGGAGAATCACGGTGCAAGGCTATGTGTTTGATGCGGAAACGAGAGAGCTGAAAAGCGGCAGAACGCTTTGCATTTTCAAAATAACAGATTACACAAACAGCATCCTCGTGAAAATGTTTGCCCGCGAAAAAGAAGATGCCGCCCTGATGAAATCTTTGAAGAAAGGCATGTGGGTAAAAGCGAGGGGAAGCATCCAGAACGATACATTCGTCCGCGACCTGGTGATGATCGCCAATGATGTCAATGAAATCAAAGCGAAAACACGGGAAGATTCAGCACCTGAAGAAGAAAAGCGGGTCGAGCTTCACCTCCATTCACCGATGAGTCAGATGGATGCTGTATCAGGCATTGGCAAGCTTGTCGAACAGGCGAAAAAATGGGGGCATTCCGCCATCGCGCTCACAGACCATGCCGTTGTCCAGTCGTTTCCCGACGCTTACGCTGCAAGCAAAAAGCACGGTGTGAAAATGATTTACGGTCTTGAAGCCAACCTTGTCGATGACGGTGTGCCGATTGCCTACAATCCCGTCCACCGCCTTCTCGAAGAAGAAACATATGTCGTATTCGACGTTGAAACGACGGGGCTTTCGGCTGTCTATGATACGATCATCGAGCTGGCTGCCGTGAAAGTAAAAGGCGGGGAAATCATTGAACGTTTTGAACGGTTCGCGAATCCGCACCGCCCTTTATCAGCGACGATCATTGAGCTGACGGGAATTACCGACGATATGCTCAAAGATGCCCCTGACGTTGAAGAGGTCATCAGGGAATTTAAGGAATGGGCCGGGGATCACACATTAGTCGCCCACAATGCGAGCTTTGATATCGGGTTCATCAATGTCGCCTATAAGCGTCTGCTGCAAACGGATAAAGTGCAAAACCCCGTTATAGACACGCTTGAGCTGGGACGTTTTCTTTATCCGGAGTTCAAAAACCACAGACTGAATACGCTCTGTAAAAAGTTTGACATCGAACTCACACAGCACCACAGGGCGATATACGATACAGAAGCGACGGGCTATCTTCTTGTGAAAATGCTGAAAGACGCGGCTGAAAAAAATATTTTGTATCATGACCAGCTCAATGAAAACATGGGGCAGTCCAACGCTTACCAGCGCTCTAGACCGTATCATGCGACCCTTTTGGCGGTCAATGAGACAGGCCTGAAAAACCTTTTCAAGCTCGTGTCAATGTCGCATATCCATTATTTTTACAGAGTGCCGAGGATCCCCAGATCGCAGCTGGAAAAGTATAGAGAAGGCCTTTTAATCGGTTCGGCGTGCGACAAAGGCGAAGTGTTTGAAGGCATGATGCAAAAATCGCCGGAAGAAGTCGAAGAGATCGCCTCATTCTACGATTATCTGGAAGTGATGCCGCCGGAGGTTTACCGCCATCTCATCCAGCTCGAACTGGTCAGGGATGAAAAGGCGCTGAAAGAAATCATCACAAACATCACAAAGCTCGGCGAAAAACTGGATATCCCTGTTGTGGCGACGGGCAATGTCCATTACCTAAATCCCGAGGATAAGATCTACAGGAAGATCCTGGTTTCTTCACAGGGCGGCGCAAACCCGCTCAACAGACATAAGCTGCCGAATGTGCACTTCCGCTCGACAGATGAAATGCTTGATGCCTTTTCATTTCTGGGCGAGGAAAAAGCGAAAGAAATCGTTGTCGCCAACACCCGGAAGATCAGCGAGCAGATCGAAGAAATCAAACCGATCAAAGATGAGCTGTACACCCCGAAAATCGACGGGGCGGACGAAGAAATCCGCCGCATGAGCTATGAGAAAGCGAGAAGCATTTATGGGGACGACCTTCCCGAAATCGTCGAAGCGCGGATCGAAAAAGAACTGAAAAGCATTATCGGCCATGGCTTCGCCGTCATCTACCTCATTTCTCACAAACTCGTAAAACGCTCTCTGGACGATGGCTATCTCGTCGGTTCCAGGGGATCTGTCGGTTCTTCACTCGTTGCGACATTCACGGAGATTACCGAGGTCAATCCTCTGCCGCCGCACTATGTCTGCCCGGAGTGCCGTCATTCCGAGTTTTTCAACGACGGTTCCGTCGGCTCAGGTTTCGACCTTCCCGACAAAGACTGTCCGAAATGCGGTGCCGCTTATAAAAAAGACGGCCATGATATTCCGTTTGAAACGTTCCTCGGCTTTAAAGGGGACAAGGTTCCGGATATCGATTTGAACTTCTCCGGGGAATACCAGCCGCATGCACATAACTATACGAAAGTATTATTCGGGGAAGATAACGTATACCGTGCGGGAACGATCGGTACGGTAGCAGAAAAAACGGCATACGGGTATGTGAAAGGATATGCAAACGACAACAACTTGCATATGCGCGGCGCGGAAATCGACCGCCTTGTACAGGGCTGTACCGGTGTCAAGCGGACGACAGGTCAGCACCCTGGCGGAATTATCGTTGTTCCCGATTATATGGATATTTATGATTTTTCACCGATCCAGTTCCCGGCTGACGCCACGGACTCGGAGTGGAAGACGACGCACTTTGATTTCCACTCCATCCATGACAACCTGTTGAAGCTCGATATCCTCGGACACGATGATCCGACGGTGATCCGTATGCTTCAGGATTTAAGCGGAATTGATCCGAAGACGATTCCGACCGACGATCCCGAAGTGATGAAAATATTTCAGGGAACCGAATCTTTAGGCGTAACAGAAGAGCAGATCGGCTGTAAGACAGGAACGCTTGGAATTCCTGAGTTCGGTACGCGTTTTGTCAGACAGATGTTAGAAGATACCAAACCGACGACCTTTTCAGAGCTCGTGCAGATTTCCGGTCTTTCCCACGGTACCGATGTCTGGCTCGGCAACGCACAGGAACTGATCCACAACAATATTTGTGAGCTGAGTGAAGTCATCGGCTGCCGTGACGACATTATGGTGTATTTAATCTACCAGGGGCTTGAGCCGTCCCTTGCCTTTAAGATCATGGAATTCGTCCGGAAAGGAAAGGGATTGACACCTGAGTGGGAAGAGGAAATGAAAAATAACAATGTGCCGGACTGGTATATTGATTCCTGCAAAAAAATTAAATACATGTTCCCGAAAGCCCACGCCACGGCGTATGTTTTAATGGCTGTCCGGATCGCCTACTTTAAGGTCCATCATCCTTTGCTTTATTATGCAGCATACTTTACTGTGCGGGCCGATGATTTTGACATTGATACGATGATCAAAGGCTCAACAGCGATCAGAGCCGTCATGGATGACATCAACTCTAAAGGGCTTGACGCTTCTCCGAAAGAGAAGAGTTTATTAACCGTGCTCGAACTGGCGCTTGAAATGTGTGAGAGGGGCTTCTCCTTCCAAAAGGTTGATCTGTACCGCTCGAGCGCATCTGAGTTCATCATCGACGGAAACAGTTTGATTCCACCTTTTAACTCCATCCCGGGATTAGGCACAAACGCCGCCTTGAATATTGTCAAGGCAAGAGGGGAAGGAGAATTTCTGTCAAAAGAAGACTTGCAAAAAAGAGGAAAAGTATCAAAAACGATTATGGAATATTTGGAGCGCCATGGCTGTTTAGAGTCGCTTCCAGACCAAAATCAGCTTTCTTTATTTTAA
- a CDS encoding glycoside hydrolase family 9 protein — MPAADKTGMTYATETRQNYAELLQKSILFYEAQRSGKLPENSRLNWRGDSALKDGKDVDRDLTGGWYDAGDHVKFGLPMAYSAAVLSWSVYEFRDAYEEAGQLEAVLDNIKWATDYFIKAHTAPNEFWGQVGNGALDHAWWGPAEAMPMERPAYKIDASCPGSDLAGGTAAALASASIIFKPTDPSYSNQLLTHAKQLYDFADRYRGKYSDCITDARQYYNSWSGYEDELTWGAVWLYLATDDPTYLDKALVSVSDWGEPANWPYRWTLSWDDVSYGAQLLLARLTNDSRFTQSVERNLDYWSTGYRNERITYTPGGLAWLERWGALRYASNAAFLAFVYSDWVKDAEKANRYRDFAIRQIKYMLGDNPHNRSFVVGYGANPPKHPHHRTAHGSWADQMHVPDHHRHTLYGALVGGPGRDDSYKDEIDDYVSNEVAIDYNAAFTGNIAKMFQLYGAGQSPLPHFPEKETPDDEFFVEASINSSGNNYTEIRAQLNNRSGWPARKTDQLSFRYYVDLSEAVKAGYSAEDIKVTIGGYNEGASVSQLKPDQSGSHVYFTEVSFSGVMIYPGGQSAHKKEVQFRISAPGGTSFWNPENDHSYQGLSHTLVKTRYMPVYDEGRLVFGKEPEGL; from the coding sequence ATGCCGGCTGCCGACAAGACGGGTATGACATATGCGACAGAGACTCGGCAAAATTATGCGGAATTGCTGCAAAAATCGATTCTTTTCTATGAGGCGCAGCGCTCTGGAAAGCTTCCGGAAAACAGTCGGCTCAATTGGAGGGGAGACTCAGCTCTCAAGGATGGAAAAGATGTCGACCGCGATTTGACAGGAGGATGGTATGACGCCGGGGACCATGTGAAGTTCGGCCTGCCAATGGCTTATTCTGCAGCAGTCCTGTCCTGGTCCGTCTATGAGTTTCGCGATGCCTATGAAGAGGCCGGACAGCTTGAAGCGGTATTAGACAACATTAAATGGGCGACGGACTACTTTATTAAAGCGCATACAGCACCTAACGAATTTTGGGGCCAGGTCGGCAATGGAGCCCTTGACCACGCCTGGTGGGGCCCGGCAGAAGCGATGCCGATGGAGCGCCCGGCCTATAAGATTGATGCGAGCTGCCCTGGTTCAGATCTGGCCGGCGGCACGGCAGCAGCTCTTGCTTCTGCATCGATCATCTTCAAGCCGACAGACCCTTCTTATTCCAATCAACTCTTAACCCATGCCAAGCAGCTCTATGATTTTGCCGACCGCTACCGCGGCAAATATTCAGACTGCATTACAGACGCCCGGCAATACTACAATTCCTGGAGCGGATATGAAGACGAACTGACATGGGGAGCCGTATGGCTTTATTTGGCGACTGATGACCCAACATATTTGGATAAAGCGCTTGTTTCGGTTTCTGACTGGGGAGAGCCCGCAAACTGGCCATACCGCTGGACGCTTTCCTGGGATGACGTCTCATACGGGGCACAGCTGTTATTGGCTCGTCTGACAAACGATTCGCGCTTTACCCAATCTGTCGAACGGAATCTAGATTACTGGTCGACAGGATACAGGAATGAGCGCATCACGTATACCCCGGGAGGACTCGCCTGGCTTGAGCGGTGGGGGGCGCTCCGATATGCTTCAAACGCCGCTTTTCTTGCATTTGTTTATTCCGATTGGGTAAAAGATGCGGAAAAAGCTAACCGATACCGGGATTTTGCCATTCGGCAAATCAAATATATGCTCGGTGACAACCCTCATAACCGCAGCTTTGTCGTCGGATACGGAGCCAATCCGCCAAAGCATCCGCATCACCGTACCGCCCACGGTTCATGGGCTGATCAAATGCATGTGCCTGACCATCATCGCCATACGCTTTACGGTGCATTGGTCGGCGGACCGGGAAGGGATGATTCGTACAAGGATGAAATCGATGACTATGTGTCAAACGAAGTAGCGATCGATTATAATGCTGCATTTACCGGCAATATCGCCAAAATGTTTCAGCTGTATGGAGCGGGACAATCGCCGCTGCCTCATTTTCCGGAAAAAGAAACCCCTGATGACGAATTTTTTGTAGAGGCCTCCATCAACAGTTCAGGAAACAATTATACAGAAATCCGGGCGCAGCTCAATAACCGGTCGGGATGGCCGGCAAGGAAAACCGATCAATTGTCTTTCCGTTACTATGTTGATCTGTCTGAGGCGGTGAAAGCCGGATATTCCGCGGAAGATATCAAGGTCACGATCGGGGGATACAACGAAGGTGCGTCTGTGTCTCAGCTCAAGCCTGATCAGAGCGGAAGTCATGTTTACTTTACGGAGGTCAGCTTCAGCGGGGTGATGATTTATCCGGGCGGTCAATCGGCCCATAAAAAAGAAGTTCAGTTCCGTATTTCGGCGCCTGGAGGGACTTCTTTCTGGAATCCGGAAAATGACCACTCATATCAAGGGTTGTCACACACGCTAGTGAAAACCCGATATATGCCTGTTTATGATGAAGGACGGCTTGTTTTCGGAAAAGAACCTGAAGGATTGTGA
- a CDS encoding glycoside hydrolase family 48 protein: protein MDNQTRFMQLYEQIKNPQNGYFSPEGIPYHSVETLICEAPDYGHMTTSEAYSYWIWLEAMYGRYTQDWSRLEAAWDNMEKYIIPVNEGDGKEEQPTMSYYNPSSPATYAAEHAYPDLYPSQLTGQYPAGNDPLDGELRSTYGSNETYLMHWLLDVDNWYGFGNLLNPAHTAAYVNTYQRGEQESVWETVPHPSQDDQTFGKPNEGFMSLFTKENQAPAPQWRYTNATDADARAIQAMYWAKEWGYSNTTYLNKAKKMGDFLRYGMYDKYFQEIGSAADGSPSRGSGKNACHFLMAWYTAWGGGLGQYANWAWRIGASHIHQGYQNPVASYALSTSEGGLIPNSPSARSDWETTLERQLEFYTWLLSSEGAIAGGATNSWNGNYSAYPQNVSTFYGMAYTEAPVYHDPPSNNWFGMQVWPMERVAELYDIFAQKGETSSEQFKMAKKVIEKWVAYSLDYVFVNERPLSDEEGYFLNEAGERVLGGQNPQIATQSDPGEFWIPSNLEWSGQPDPWQGFHSFTGNPNLHVTTKNPSQDVGVLGSYIKTLVFFAAGTKAETGSFTALGNRAKNMAKELLDAAWNKNDGIGIAAEEEHEDYIRYFTKEIYFPNGWSGRYGQGNTIPGPNTVPSDPAKGGNGVYISHTDLRPNIKNDVMWPYLENKYQDSWNPNTGKWENGLPTFVYHRFWSQVDMATAYAEYDRLIGNA, encoded by the coding sequence ATGGACAATCAAACTCGTTTTATGCAATTGTATGAGCAAATCAAAAATCCGCAAAACGGTTATTTCTCACCTGAAGGCATTCCTTATCACTCCGTAGAAACGCTCATATGTGAAGCACCTGACTACGGCCACATGACGACATCTGAAGCATACAGCTATTGGATCTGGCTTGAAGCGATGTATGGGCGCTATACGCAAGATTGGTCAAGACTTGAAGCCGCTTGGGATAACATGGAGAAATATATCATTCCGGTGAATGAAGGCGATGGAAAAGAAGAACAGCCGACGATGAGCTACTATAACCCCTCAAGCCCTGCCACATATGCCGCTGAACATGCCTACCCGGACCTTTACCCTTCACAGCTGACCGGACAATATCCTGCCGGAAACGATCCGCTTGACGGAGAGCTCAGATCCACTTATGGAAGCAATGAAACGTATTTAATGCACTGGCTGCTGGATGTTGATAACTGGTATGGCTTCGGAAACCTGTTGAATCCTGCGCATACCGCCGCATATGTCAACACGTACCAGCGCGGTGAACAGGAGTCGGTATGGGAAACGGTTCCGCATCCGTCTCAGGATGATCAGACATTCGGGAAACCGAATGAAGGCTTTATGAGCCTGTTTACAAAAGAAAATCAGGCGCCTGCACCGCAATGGCGCTATACGAATGCGACAGACGCCGATGCCCGCGCCATTCAGGCGATGTACTGGGCAAAAGAGTGGGGCTACAGCAATACAACGTATTTAAATAAAGCCAAGAAGATGGGGGATTTTCTCCGCTATGGCATGTATGATAAATACTTTCAAGAGATTGGAAGCGCCGCTGACGGATCGCCTTCCCGCGGTTCCGGAAAAAATGCCTGTCATTTTTTAATGGCTTGGTACACCGCTTGGGGCGGCGGATTAGGTCAGTATGCCAACTGGGCATGGCGGATCGGTGCGAGCCATATCCATCAAGGCTATCAAAATCCCGTTGCCTCTTACGCTTTATCCACATCTGAAGGGGGCCTGATTCCAAATTCCCCTTCAGCACGAAGCGATTGGGAAACCACACTGGAAAGGCAGCTTGAATTTTACACATGGCTGCTGTCTTCAGAAGGAGCAATTGCCGGAGGCGCCACAAACAGCTGGAACGGCAATTACAGCGCATATCCGCAAAATGTCAGCACATTTTACGGCATGGCTTACACGGAAGCGCCCGTCTATCATGATCCGCCTTCAAACAATTGGTTCGGCATGCAAGTCTGGCCGATGGAAAGGGTGGCGGAACTGTATGATATTTTTGCGCAGAAAGGTGAAACATCATCAGAACAGTTCAAAATGGCAAAGAAAGTCATTGAAAAATGGGTCGCTTATTCATTGGATTATGTGTTTGTGAACGAACGGCCGCTTTCGGATGAAGAAGGCTATTTTTTAAATGAAGCGGGGGAACGCGTACTCGGCGGTCAAAACCCGCAAATCGCCACACAATCGGATCCGGGGGAATTTTGGATTCCTTCGAACCTTGAATGGAGCGGTCAGCCTGATCCATGGCAAGGGTTTCATTCATTTACCGGAAATCCGAATTTGCATGTCACGACAAAGAACCCGTCACAAGATGTCGGCGTTCTCGGCAGCTATATCAAGACGCTTGTCTTTTTTGCCGCCGGAACAAAAGCGGAAACCGGCAGCTTCACAGCTCTTGGAAACCGGGCGAAAAACATGGCAAAAGAACTGCTTGATGCGGCATGGAACAAAAACGACGGAATTGGAATCGCTGCAGAAGAAGAACACGAAGACTATATCCGCTATTTCACGAAAGAAATCTACTTTCCAAACGGGTGGAGCGGCAGATACGGACAGGGCAACACCATTCCGGGCCCGAATACGGTGCCGTCCGATCCGGCAAAAGGCGGAAACGGCGTCTATATCAGTCATACCGATCTTCGCCCGAACATTAAAAACGATGTGATGTGGCCTTATTTGGAAAATAAATACCAAGACTCCTGGAACCCGAATACGGGCAAATGGGAAAACGGTCTGCCGACTTTTGTGTATCATCGCTTTTGGTCTCAAGTCGACATGGCGACAGCTTATGCCGAGTATGACCGTTTAATCGGCAATGCTTAA
- a CDS encoding cellulase family glycosylhydrolase encodes MKAKGLCVKSIILFCLLIGSAFSASIPRALGTEGQPKTKEQSSVRPKQLLEKMSPGWNLGNTLDAIPTEGSWNNPPVEEHTFDDIRDAGFKSVRIPVTWDSHIGSAPGYKIDSGWMNRVEKVTDWALERDFYVVLNIHHDSWLWINRMGESQQETLDKLGKVWTQIAERFKNKNERLLFEIVNEPTGMDADQLNLLNREMLSKIRMTGGHNDHRLVIIGGLEDNKDELLNSFELPDDDRIVLTYHYYSPWDYVSNWWGRTTWGSAQEIAEMERDIRPVYDKFVSKGYPVIIGEYGTLGANEKHSKWLYHDTLVRLARKYDMIPMWWDNGNDQFDRFARQWRDPVVKDIVVQAGKGVSNAIINPADLFLKKGETITDQTVDIQLAGNTLTGIYRQTEELQEGYDYTIDDDGKTVVINASWLKKLISESGQPGMKAQLTFAFHKGSDQVLDVIVYDQPKLEKNEFTVSKSAITGDLKIPASLNGTKLATVKGTVDSTGRPVLEEVWSWTPYMNHDEDFYEKDGDLYLRERVLHYLKSDSTFTFEMWPKGVDVDVKVKFTE; translated from the coding sequence TTGAAAGCAAAAGGCTTATGCGTCAAATCGATCATTCTATTCTGCCTGCTCATTGGATCAGCATTTTCAGCTTCAATTCCGCGAGCTTTAGGAACAGAAGGACAGCCAAAGACAAAAGAGCAGAGCAGTGTCCGGCCGAAACAGCTTTTGGAAAAAATGAGCCCCGGATGGAACTTGGGCAATACGCTTGATGCGATCCCGACGGAGGGCTCCTGGAACAATCCGCCGGTCGAGGAGCACACATTTGATGATATTCGCGACGCGGGTTTTAAAAGCGTCCGCATTCCTGTAACTTGGGACTCGCACATCGGAAGCGCTCCCGGATATAAGATTGACTCCGGGTGGATGAACCGTGTCGAAAAAGTGACGGACTGGGCTTTGGAAAGAGACTTTTATGTGGTGTTGAATATTCACCATGATTCCTGGCTTTGGATTAACCGCATGGGAGAAAGCCAGCAGGAGACATTAGACAAATTGGGGAAAGTGTGGACGCAGATTGCCGAGCGCTTCAAGAACAAAAACGAACGCCTGCTGTTTGAAATCGTCAATGAACCGACGGGGATGGACGCTGATCAATTGAACCTGCTGAACAGGGAAATGCTCAGCAAAATCCGCATGACAGGCGGGCATAATGATCATCGGCTTGTGATCATCGGCGGGCTTGAAGATAACAAGGATGAATTGCTCAATTCATTCGAACTGCCTGATGACGACCGGATCGTCCTCACCTATCACTACTATTCGCCATGGGACTATGTGTCAAATTGGTGGGGGCGGACGACCTGGGGATCGGCACAGGAGATCGCAGAGATGGAGCGGGACATCAGGCCCGTTTATGACAAATTTGTCAGCAAAGGGTACCCGGTCATCATTGGTGAATACGGTACTTTGGGCGCCAATGAGAAACATTCAAAGTGGCTGTACCATGATACACTTGTCCGTCTCGCCCGCAAATACGATATGATTCCGATGTGGTGGGATAACGGGAACGACCAGTTTGACCGGTTCGCAAGGCAGTGGCGTGATCCGGTCGTAAAGGATATTGTCGTTCAGGCTGGAAAGGGCGTCTCCAATGCGATCATCAATCCGGCAGATCTTTTTCTAAAAAAGGGAGAGACTATCACCGATCAAACGGTGGACATTCAGCTGGCCGGCAATACGCTGACCGGAATCTACCGGCAAACTGAAGAGCTTCAAGAAGGATACGACTATACGATTGATGATGACGGAAAAACGGTCGTGATCAATGCATCCTGGCTGAAAAAGCTGATCTCAGAATCAGGACAGCCGGGGATGAAAGCACAGCTCACTTTTGCGTTTCATAAAGGCTCAGATCAGGTCTTGGATGTCATTGTTTATGATCAGCCAAAACTTGAAAAAAACGAATTTACCGTCAGCAAGTCGGCCATCACCGGCGATCTTAAAATCCCCGCGTCATTAAACGGAACGAAGCTGGCTACTGTGAAAGGAACCGTCGATTCCACCGGCAGACCCGTCCTGGAAGAAGTCTGGTCATGGACACCGTACATGAACCATGACGAAGATTTTTATGAAAAAGACGGGGATCTGTATTTGCGGGAGCGTGTTTTACACTATTTGAAAAGCGATTCCACCTTCACATTTGAAATGTGGCCAAAAGGTGTCGATGTGGATGTGAAGGTGAAATTTACAGAGTGA
- the rimP gene encoding ribosome maturation factor RimP, with product MSNKVIDIASEMVQPILDNLQLELVDIEFVKEGQNWFLRVFIDSDDGVDIEECAKVSEALSEKLDEADPIKQNYFLEVSSPGAERPLKKEADFMKALGKNVYIKTYEPIEGNKEFEGKLTAFDGEIAEITVTIKTRQKRINIPYEKIAKARLAVSFN from the coding sequence ATGAGTAACAAAGTGATCGATATCGCCAGCGAAATGGTCCAGCCTATATTAGACAATCTTCAGCTTGAACTCGTTGACATCGAATTTGTCAAGGAAGGTCAAAACTGGTTCCTTCGCGTGTTTATTGATTCTGATGACGGCGTTGACATCGAAGAGTGTGCCAAGGTTAGCGAAGCTCTTAGCGAAAAGCTTGACGAGGCTGATCCTATCAAGCAAAATTACTTCCTCGAAGTATCATCTCCCGGAGCTGAACGGCCCTTGAAGAAAGAAGCCGATTTCATGAAAGCGCTCGGAAAAAACGTATATATTAAAACGTACGAACCTATTGAAGGAAATAAAGAGTTTGAAGGCAAGCTTACTGCATTTGACGGTGAAATCGCGGAAATTACAGTCACAATCAAAACGCGGCAAAAAAGAATCAACATTCCATATGAAAAGATAGCCAAAGCAAGGCTGGCTGTTTCGTTCAATTAA